In Panicum virgatum strain AP13 chromosome 4N, P.virgatum_v5, whole genome shotgun sequence, a single window of DNA contains:
- the LOC120670798 gene encoding protein ALTERED XYLOGLUCAN 4-like has product MGAGYQPLDPHNQRLSSKHHGRFLSRPACAWLAFGFLSMALLHLLCSPPGTQQAVFSPLRQYINNTYSFVSSVPGEGRSCNYSVGNWVWAPGHARRYNATECNAKESHDCLRNGRPDTRYLDWRWQPAGCPLPAFDAGAFLSAVRGKHVAFIGDSMARNQAQSLICLLSAAFPYRLLYRDEGPRSYNFWRYAFPAHGVTVSFYWNPFLVKVTGKSEDEAVRENHVHLDTPGDRWAADAGAFDVVVLAAAHWLLNGAIYYNESKLIGAHGYPELNTTGLGYAWPLRMAYRTSVERLRSDGRPRTLLLATFSMSHFEGKPTDDPTACTRTEPYKDGEKDNEWVFREVRDIVYDEAAAARARGGENSTLRVEVLDVSKLASLRPDGHPGMYMRPNPLANGMPERMYSDCLHFCLPGPVDTFNEILLQILRKKR; this is encoded by the exons ATGGGAGCAGGGTACCAGCCACTGGATCCCCACAACCAGAGGCTATCCAGCAAACACCATGGCCGTTTCCTCTCCAGACCCGCCTGCGCTTGGCTCGCCTTCGGCTTCCTCtccatggcgctcctccacctcctctgctCCCCTCCCGGCACCCAACAGGCAGTGTTCTCTCCTCTGCGCCAGTACATCAACAACACCTACTCCTTCGTCTCATCAGT ACCGGGAGAAGGACGGAGCTGCAACTACTCCGTGGGGAATTGGGTGTGGGCGCCGGGCCACGCGCGCCGCTACAACGCCACCGAATGCAACGCCAAGGAGAGCCACGACTGCCTCCGCAACGGGCGGCCCGACACGCGCTACCTCGACTGGCGGTGGCAGCCGGCGGGGTGCCCCCTGCCGGCGTTCGACGCCGGGGCGTTCCTCTCGGCGGTGCGCGGCAAGCACGTCGCCTTCATCGGCGACTCCATGGCGCGGAACCAGGCGCAGTCCCTCATCTGCCTCCTGAGCGCCGCGTTCCCCTACCGCCTCCTGTACCGCGACGAGGGCCCGCGCAGCTACAACTTCTGGCGCTACGCGTTCCCGGCGCACGGCGTGACGGTGTCCTTCTACTGGAACCCGTTCCTCGTCAAGGTCACGGGCAAGTCGGAGGACGAGGCCGTCCGCGAGaaccacgtccacctcgacaCGCCCGGCGACCGGTGGGCGGCCGACGCCGGCGCGTTCGACGTCGtggtgctcgccgccgcgcactgGCTGCTGAACGGCGCCATCTACTACAACGAGAGCAAGCTGATCGGCGCCCACGGGTACCCGGAGCTCAACACGACGGGCCTCGGCTACGCGTGGCCGCTCCGCATGGCGTACCGGACGTCGGTGGAGCGGCTGCGGTCCGACGGCCGGCCGaggaccctgctgctggccacctTCTCCATGTCCCACTTCGAGGGCAAGCCCACCGACGACCCCACGGCGTGCACGAGGACGGAGCCGTACAAGGACGGGGAGAAGGACAACGAGTGGGTGTTCAGGGAAGTGAGGGACATCGTctacgacgaggcggcggcggcgagggcgaggggcgGCGAGAACAGCACACTGAGGGTCGAGGTGCTGGACGTGTCGAAGCTGGCCTCGCTGCGGCCGGACGGGCACCCCGGCATGTACATGCGCCCCAACCCGCTCGCCAACGGCATGCCGGAGAGGATGTACTCCGACTGCCTCCACTTCTGCCTGCCAGGGCCGGTCGACACCTTCAACGAGATACTGCTGCAGATCCTGAGGAAGAAGCGGTGA
- the LOC120670741 gene encoding protein ALTERED XYLOGLUCAN 4-like, translating to MGVYKPLDPRSQKPSSKTPGCFLSKPVCVWLVLGFLSLALLHLLCCSPAATQQAVLSPLRQYINSTYSFVASVPGEGNQQNCSYSEGRWVWAPGHAQRYNATECNVKERQDCIRNGRPDTGYLDWRWQPAGGCPLPAFDAGAFLAAVRGKHVAFIGDSMARNQAQSLICLLSAAFPYRLLHRDAGPQRHNFWGYAFPSHDVRVSYYWAPFLVRGKGKPEDDGIKENHVHLDAPGDRWGADADTIDVAVLAAGHWLLNGAIYYNGSEVIGTHNAPPEFSNHTKIGYAWPLHMAYRKAVERLSSGGRPRTVVLATFSPSHFEGRPIDSPTACTKMEPYKEGERELEWIFKEVRDVVYDEAELARARAAAAAGGATRIEVLDVTTLAAMRPDGHPSVYMNYHPFQHGVPEKMLSDCLHFCLPGPVDTFNEILVQILKKRRWNQ from the exons atGGGAGTGTACAAGCCACTGGATCCCCGCAGCCAGAAGCCGTCGAGCAAAACTCCTGGCTGTTTCCTCTCCAAACCCGTCTGCGTCTGGCTCGTCCTCGGCTTCCTCTCCTtggcgctcctccacctcctctgctGCTCCCCCGCCGCCACTCAGCAGGCGGTGCTCTCTCCTCTGCGCCAGTACATCAACAGCACCTACTCCTTCGTCGCATCAGT GCCGGGAGAAGGGAACCAGCAGAACTGCAGCTACTCCGAGGGGAGGTGGGTGTGGGCGCCGGGCCACGCGCAGCGGTACAACGCCACCGAGTGCAACGTCAAGGAGAGGCAGGACTGCATCCGCAACGGGCGGCCCGACACGGGCTACCTCGACTGGCGGTGGCAGCCGGCCGGCGGGTGCCCGCTGCCGGCGTTCGACGCCGGGGCGTTCCTCGCGGCGGTGCGCGGCAAGCATGTGGCCTTCATCGGCGACTCCATGGCGCGGAACCAGGCCCAGTCCCTCATCTGCCTCCTCAGCGCCGCCTTCCCCTACCGCCTCCTGCACCGGGACGCCGGGCCGCAGAGGCACAACTTCTGGGGCTACGCCTTCCCGTCGCACGACGTGAGGGTGTCCTACTACTGGGCCCCGTTCCTCGTCAGGGGCAAGGGCAAGCCGGAGGACGACGGCATCAAGGAGAACCACGTGCACCTCGACGCGCCCGGCGACCGGTGGGGCGCCGACGCCGACACCATCGACGTCGCGGTGCTCGCCGCCGGGCACTGGCTGCTGAACGGCGCCATCTACTACAACGGCAGCGAGGTGATCGGCACCCACAACGCGCCGCCGGAGTTCAGCAACCACACCAAGATCGGCTACGCGTGGCCGCTCCACATGGCGTACCggaaggcggtggagcggctgAGCTCCGGCGGGCGGCCGCGCACCGTGGTGCTCGCCACGTTCTCGCCGTCGCACTTCGAGGGCAGGCCGATCGACAGCCCCACGGCGTGCACCAAGATGGAGCCGTACaaggagggggagagggagctgGAGTGGATCTTCAAGGAGGTGAGGGACGTCGTCTACGACGAGGCGGAGCTCGCCAGGGCgagggccgccgcggccgccggcggcgccacgaGGATCGAGGTGCTGGACGTGACGACGCTGGCGGCGATGCGGCCGGACGGGCACCCCAGCGTGTACATGAACTACCACCCGTTCCAGCACGGCGTGCCGGAGAAGATGCTGTCCGACTGCCTCCACTTCTGCCTGCCGGGGCCGGTGGACACGTTCAACGAGATACTCGTTCAGATCCTCAAGAAGAGGCGGTGGAATCAGTGA
- the LOC120671272 gene encoding protein ALTERED XYLOGLUCAN 4-like: MAAWQPVRSLGTTAWLAAGILFLALLHLLCCSPPVTRDAVFAPLLQYVNTTYYSSLSSSGSGRSCDYSEGRWVWAPGRARRYNGTACGATEGQDCVRNGRPDTGYLDWRWQPAGGCPLPAFDASAFLSAVRGKHVAFIGDSMARNQAESLFCLLSAASPHRVVDRDPETYRRHFMRWAFPTHDVTVSVYWAPYLARSAGKTVNYSMPYNLVYLDAPADRWAADADTMDVVVLSAGHWLLHPAVYHNGSEVIGVHAHPELNRTEIGYASPFRQAYRMAIERLSSGRARTVVLATYSPAHFENNRLDDPTACARKEPYRDGEKELNKMDEELRGIVVEEAVAEAARRSGGDVMFEVLDVTKLAAMRPDGHPGPYMNRDPFAHGVRERMQTDCLHFCLPGPVDTFNEILQQILIKRRW; this comes from the coding sequence ATGGCCGCGTGGCAGCCAGTGCGTTCCCTCGGCACCACCGcctggctcgccgccggcatccTCTTCCTGGCCCTCCTGCACCTCCTCTGCTGCTCTCCCCCCGTCACCCGGGACGCGGTGTTCGCCCCGCTGCTCCAATACGTCAACACCACCTACTACTCCTCCCTCTCATCATCAGGATCAGGACGGAGCTGCGACTACTCAGAGGGGCGGTGGGTGTGGGCGCcgggccgcgcgcgccggtACAACGGCACGGCGTGCGGCGCGACGGAGGGCCAGGACTGCGTCCGCAACGGGCGCCCCGACACGGGCTACCTCGACTGGCGGTGGCAGCCGGCCGGCGGGTGCCCGCTGCCGGCGTTCGACGCCTCGGCGTTCCTCTCGGCGGTGCGCGGCAAGCACGTGGCCTTCATCGGCGACTCCATGGCGCGGAACCAGGCCGAGTCCCTCTTCTGCCTCCTCAGCGCGGCGTCCCCGCACCGGGTCGTGGACCGGGACCCCGAGACGTACCGGCGCCACTTCATGCGCTGGGCGTTCCCGACGCACGACGTCACGGTGTCCGTGTACTGGGCGCCCTACCTCGCCAGGTCCGCGGGCAAGACCGTGAACTACAGCATGCCGTACAACCTCGTGTACCTCGACGCGCCGGCAGACCGGTGGGCGGCCGACGCCGACACCATGGACGTGGTCGTGCTCTCCGCGGGCCACTGGCTGCTTCACCCGGCCGTCTACCACAACGGGAGCGAGGTGATCGGCGTCCACGCCCACCCAGAGCTCAACCGCACCGAGATCGGCTACGCCTCCCCGTTCAGGCAGGCGTACCGGATGGCGATAGAGCGGCTGAGCTCCGGCCGGGCGCGCACAGTGGTGCTGGCCACGTACTCGCCGGCCCACTTCGAGAACAACCGCCTGGATGATCCCACGGCGTGCGCGAGGAAGGAGCCTTACAGggacggggagaaggagctCAACAAAATGGATGAGGAGCTTAGGGGCATCGTCGtcgaggaggcggtggcggaagcagctcggaggagcggcggcgatgTGATGTTCGAGGTGCTGGACGTGACGAAGCTGGCGGCGATGCGGCCGGACGGGCACCCCGGCCCGTACATGAACCGCGACCCGTTCGCGCACGGTGTGCGGGAGAGGATGCAGACCGACTGCTTGCATTTCTGCCTGCCCGGGCCGGTCGACACGTTCAACGAGATACTGCAGCAGATTCTGATCAAGAGGCGGTGGTGA
- the LOC120668693 gene encoding protein ALTERED XYLOGLUCAN 4-like, giving the protein MAPLPPTSPSSPSTTASPRLLHSSSSSSSEWSAVVQRNVKSSLLLLLVLSTVFVFSVLYSSHGFGSTAAEEVVELTRRPLVGDPDVSTRLVPGEEERADEPVVVPAENNVNQEQSSPAEISLPSANSSSPPTPGTAERTGEQSVVGVRVEERCDMSLGKWVREPRGPVYTNLTCPTLPDFKNCQKYGKDPGHLFWRWQPDGCDLPRFSPERFLAVVRGKRLAFIGDSLARNQMDSLLCLLSQAETPTDVYRDALDRFRTWHFPAHDFTLMAMWTEFYAHAVPVLDAGGKPTASFDIHLDRLSANWTSRLPGLDYAVISGGNWFFRVNYLWEGGRRVGCVNCREANLTNLGIAYAVRRVVRAALEAIARCRGCKPGLATFLRTYTPDHFEHGSWFSGGYCNRTRPLEEGEVSSGSIGWELRRAQIEEVARAREAAASAAGSRRFGVLDVTKAMMLRADGHPGGHYDKRWVRNASDCLHWCLPGPVDMWNEMLLQRLAQISPAPLVR; this is encoded by the exons ATGGCGCCGCTTCCTCCTACCTCCCCTTCCTCGCCCAGCACCACCGCGAGTCCGAGGCtgctgcacagcagcagcagcagcagcagcgagtgGAGCGCCGTGGTGCAGAGGAACGTCAAgtcctcgctgctgctgctcctggtgCTCTCCACCGTCTTCGTCTTCTCCGTCCTGTACTCGTCGCACGGCTTCGGCTCGACGGCAGCCGAAGAGGTCGTGGAGCTCACGCGGCGCCCCTTGGTGGGGGATCCTGACGTGAGCACCCGTCTGGTGCCAGGAGAGGAGGAGAGAGCCGATGAACCAGTCGTCGTCCCTGCCGAGAACAATGTCAACCAAGAACAGAGCTCGCCTGCAGAGATCTCCTTGCCATCTGCGAATTCCTCATCACCTCCGACTCCAGGCACAGCTGAACGAACAGGCGAACAAA GTGTCGTCGGAGTACGAGTCGAGGAGAGGTGCGACATGTCGCTGGGGAAATGGGTGAGGGAGCCCAGGGGCCCAGTCTACACGAACCTAACGTGCCCGACGCTGCCGGACTTCAAGAACTGCCAGAAGTACGGCAAGGACCCAGGCCACCTGTTCTGGCGGTGGCAGCCCGACGGGTGCGACCTGCCGCGGTTCTCGCCGGAGCGGTTCCTCGCCGTCGTCCGCGGCAAGCGGCTGGCCTTCATCGGCGACTCGCTGGCGCGCAACCAGATGGACTCGCTGCTCTGCCTGCTGTCGCAGGCCGAGACGCCCACGGACGTGTACCGCGACGCGCTCGACAGGTTCCGGACGTGGCACTTCCCCGCGCACGACTTCACACTCATGGCGATGTGGACGGAGTTCTACGCGCACGCCGTGCCGGTGCTCGACGCCGGCGGCAAGCCGACCGCCTCCTTCGACATCCACCTGGACAGGCTCAGCGCCAACTGGACCAGCCGCCTGCCGGGGCTGGACTACGCCGTCATCTCCGGCGGCAACTGGTTCTTCCGCGTCAACTACCTCTGGGAGGGCGGCCGCCGCGTCGGCTGCGTCAACTGCCGCGAGGCCAACCTCACGAACCTCGGCATCGCCTACGCCGTGCGCCGCGTCGTCAGGGCGGCGCTCGAGGCCATCGCGCGGTGCCGGGGCTGCAAGCCCGGCCTCGCCACGTTCCTGCGCACGTACACGCCGGACCACTTCGAGCACGGCTCCTGGTTCAGCGGCGGCTACTGCAACCGGACGCGGCCGCTGGAGGAAGGCGAGGTCAGCTCGGGGAGCATCGGGTGGGAGCTGAGGAGGGCGCAGATCGAGGAGGTGGCGagggcgagggaggcggcggcgtcggcggccgggAGCAGGCGGTTCGGGGTGCTCGACGTGACCAAGGCCATGATGCTGCGCGCCGACGGCCACCCGGGCGGGCACTACGACAAGCGGTGGGTGAGGAACGCCAGCGACTGCCTGCACTGGTGCCTGCCAGGGCCCGTCGACATGTGGAACGAGATGCTGCTCCAGAGGCTCGCCCAGATatcgccggcgccgctggtgCGGTGA